A portion of the Rhodanobacter sp. AS-Z3 genome contains these proteins:
- a CDS encoding energy transducer TonB has product MLRLRVTSSLSLLALAIGIVGTGWLSTLTEVWPGPPQRYLAGNHLPVTAPARHSRTAARAERASRRPTYRPVSEEPAPPATPATPELIPLATPSDNSQSWDVLRGHLDGRVVMHVDIDGGGRVSSSRISQSSGDPVLDEHALRSVRGWRFAVPTDYPNGFAGELPMRFSSRGDGVSRLP; this is encoded by the coding sequence GTGTTGCGTTTGCGCGTCACCAGCAGCCTCAGCCTGCTGGCCCTGGCCATCGGTATCGTTGGCACCGGCTGGCTTAGCACGTTGACTGAAGTGTGGCCGGGTCCGCCACAGCGGTATCTTGCCGGCAACCACCTGCCGGTCACTGCGCCGGCAAGGCATTCACGCACAGCGGCACGCGCGGAGCGTGCATCCCGTCGACCGACGTATCGACCGGTATCCGAAGAACCCGCGCCGCCGGCCACGCCGGCCACTCCGGAACTGATCCCGCTGGCCACGCCGTCGGATAATTCGCAGTCGTGGGACGTGTTGCGCGGCCATCTGGATGGCCGCGTGGTGATGCATGTGGATATTGATGGTGGCGGACGGGTGAGCAGCTCCCGCATCAGCCAGTCCAGTGGCGATCCGGTGCTCGACGAGCACGCGCTACGCAGCGTGCGCGGCTGGCGGTTCGCGGTGCCGACAGATTATCCGAACGGTTTCGCCGGCGAACTGCCGATGCGCTTCTCCTCGCGCGGTGACGGGGTTTCCCGGCTGCCTTGA
- a CDS encoding phospholipase D family protein, whose protein sequence is MPVLRQLTFPLLLALLLLQGCTLSRAQIRRADAVVAATTNRSSSCDQADHCATPSPLRAAAAAAMAASTAKQPVHVVTLLDDSEPALAARINLIRAAQHSIDVQTYIWDQDDAGQLMLDELVHAARRGVQVRILADQLFSLGNVDLLDRLSRISPNLNVRLYNPTFHKARTQPLEFAAGVLCCFMQFNQRMHNKLVLVDDLIGITGGRNYQDRYFNWDDSFDYVDRDVMVGGPAAREMAASFTLFWNHKRAVPLTHLRDVNRSILDDRTPPTWPAPKYRRPQRVAQLQQAAEDPAWLKAWLVDPTLRVGKVDFFSDLPAKTDEPDRQRAHEFTLHIMRMVGAARREVLLQTPYLVMSKRAQHIFRVLHRQPEPPRVIVSTNSLASTDAFAVYAMSYKHRKRYLKKFGFEIHEIKPQAPSAVAANELANQDSVAAVLTANAVSPGSRSLERFHLLGSHGSNNRPAPLQSEGRRFGLHAKSIVVDDAFAMVGSHNFDPRSDHYNTEAGVIIYDHAFADQLRDSIMLNVQPGNAWVVAPRLAKVPVLSGINEAIGAVSESLPLFDLWPFRYATSYELKPGCQPMRATDPNFYACYEPVGDFPDVAVSPKLIITRLVTAFGAGVKGVL, encoded by the coding sequence ATGCCTGTCCTGCGCCAACTCACTTTTCCCTTGCTGCTGGCACTGCTGTTGCTGCAGGGCTGCACCCTGTCACGCGCGCAAATCCGCCGCGCCGACGCGGTGGTTGCCGCCACCACCAACCGCAGCAGTAGTTGTGACCAAGCCGACCATTGCGCCACGCCATCACCGCTGCGGGCGGCGGCTGCAGCGGCCATGGCCGCGTCCACCGCAAAGCAGCCGGTGCATGTGGTCACCTTGCTCGACGACAGCGAACCGGCGCTGGCCGCACGAATCAACCTGATCCGTGCGGCCCAACACTCGATCGACGTGCAAACCTATATCTGGGACCAGGACGACGCCGGCCAGTTGATGCTCGACGAGCTGGTGCACGCCGCGCGGCGCGGCGTACAGGTGCGCATTCTCGCCGACCAGCTGTTTTCACTGGGCAACGTCGACCTGCTTGATCGGCTTTCGCGGATCAGCCCCAACCTCAACGTGCGGCTGTACAACCCGACCTTCCACAAGGCACGCACGCAGCCGCTGGAATTCGCCGCCGGCGTGCTGTGCTGCTTCATGCAATTCAACCAGCGCATGCACAACAAGCTGGTGCTGGTGGATGACCTGATCGGCATTACCGGCGGGCGTAATTACCAGGACCGCTACTTCAACTGGGACGACAGCTTCGATTATGTCGACCGCGACGTGATGGTCGGCGGTCCGGCCGCACGCGAGATGGCAGCGAGCTTCACGTTGTTCTGGAACCACAAGCGGGCGGTGCCGCTGACCCATCTGCGTGACGTCAACCGCAGCATTCTGGACGACCGCACACCGCCGACCTGGCCGGCACCGAAGTACCGGCGGCCACAGCGGGTAGCCCAGCTGCAACAGGCGGCCGAGGACCCGGCGTGGTTGAAGGCGTGGCTGGTCGACCCGACACTGCGCGTGGGCAAGGTCGACTTCTTCAGCGACCTGCCGGCAAAGACCGACGAGCCGGACAGGCAGCGCGCGCACGAGTTCACCCTGCACATCATGCGCATGGTCGGCGCAGCCAGGCGAGAGGTGCTGCTGCAGACGCCGTATCTGGTGATGAGCAAGCGCGCACAGCACATCTTCCGTGTATTGCATCGCCAGCCCGAGCCGCCACGAGTTATCGTGTCGACCAATTCACTGGCGTCCACCGATGCGTTTGCGGTGTATGCGATGTCGTACAAACACCGCAAGCGCTACCTCAAGAAATTCGGTTTCGAAATCCACGAGATCAAGCCGCAGGCGCCCAGCGCCGTGGCAGCCAACGAGCTGGCCAATCAGGACAGTGTCGCGGCCGTCTTGACAGCGAACGCAGTCAGTCCCGGCAGCCGGTCGCTCGAGCGTTTCCACCTGCTCGGCAGTCACGGCAGCAACAATCGGCCGGCACCCTTGCAGAGCGAAGGTCGGCGCTTTGGACTGCATGCGAAATCCATCGTGGTCGACGATGCGTTCGCGATGGTCGGTTCGCACAATTTTGATCCGCGCTCTGACCACTACAACACCGAGGCCGGGGTGATCATCTACGACCATGCGTTTGCCGATCAGCTGCGCGACAGCATCATGCTCAACGTGCAGCCGGGAAATGCCTGGGTGGTGGCACCACGGCTGGCGAAAGTGCCGGTATTGAGCGGTATCAATGAAGCTATCGGCGCGGTCTCCGAAAGCCTGCCGCTGTTCGACTTGTGGCCGTTTCGGTATGCCACCAGCTACGAACTGAAGCCCGGTTGCCAGCCGATGCGTGCCACCGATCCGAACTTCTACGCCTGTTACGAACCAGTCGGTGATTTCCCCGACGTGGCGGTGTCGCCGAAGTTGATCATCACCCGGCTGGTGACGGCGTTCGGGGCGGGCGTGAAGGGCGTGCTGTAG
- a CDS encoding acetyl-CoA C-acetyltransferase: MENTQKRVGIIGGVRIPFCRNNTAYADVGNFGMSVKVLGALVERFGLHGVELGEVAMGAVIKHASDWNLAREALLSSGLAPTTPGITTARACGTSLDNTIIIANKIAVGQIEAGIAGGSDTTSDVPIVYGSRLRKRLLAMNRAKTPMDKLKAALRGFSFSELKPSFPGVAEPRTGKSMGDHCEQMAKEWQVSREAQDQLALDSHHKLAAAYAEGFFDDLLVPFRGLKRDGFLRPDSSMDKLASLKPAFDKRSGNGTLTAGNSTGLSDGAAAVLLGTDAWATARGLTVQAYLRDAEVAAVDFVHGEGLLMAPTIAVPRMLARNGLSLQDFDYYEIHEAFAAQVLCTLRAWESADYCKQRLGLEAPLGAIDPAKLNVHGSSLAVGHPFAATGARLVATLAKMLEQKGSGRGLISICTAGGMGVTAILERP; the protein is encoded by the coding sequence ATGGAAAACACGCAGAAGCGCGTCGGCATCATCGGCGGTGTACGCATTCCGTTTTGCCGCAACAACACGGCTTATGCCGATGTCGGCAATTTCGGCATGTCGGTGAAAGTGCTTGGCGCACTGGTCGAACGCTTCGGCCTGCACGGCGTGGAGCTGGGTGAAGTGGCGATGGGCGCGGTGATCAAGCACGCCTCGGACTGGAACCTGGCGCGCGAGGCGCTGCTCAGTTCCGGGCTGGCGCCGACCACGCCGGGCATCACCACCGCGCGCGCCTGCGGCACCTCGCTGGACAACACCATCATCATCGCCAACAAGATCGCCGTCGGGCAGATCGAGGCCGGCATTGCCGGCGGATCGGACACCACCTCGGACGTGCCGATCGTTTACGGCAGCCGTTTGCGCAAGCGCCTGCTGGCGATGAACCGCGCGAAGACGCCGATGGACAAGCTGAAAGCCGCCCTGCGCGGGTTCTCCTTCAGCGAACTGAAGCCGTCGTTCCCGGGCGTGGCCGAGCCGCGCACCGGCAAGTCGATGGGCGACCATTGCGAGCAGATGGCGAAGGAATGGCAGGTCAGCCGCGAGGCGCAGGACCAGTTGGCGCTGGACAGCCACCACAAGCTGGCCGCGGCTTACGCCGAGGGTTTCTTCGATGATTTGCTGGTGCCATTCCGCGGCCTCAAGCGCGATGGCTTCCTGCGCCCGGATTCGAGCATGGACAAGCTGGCTTCGCTGAAGCCGGCGTTCGACAAGCGCTCCGGCAACGGCACGCTGACCGCCGGCAATTCCACCGGCTTGTCCGACGGTGCTGCCGCGGTGCTGCTGGGTACCGATGCATGGGCGACGGCGCGCGGGCTGACCGTGCAGGCCTATCTGCGTGATGCCGAAGTGGCGGCGGTGGACTTCGTCCACGGTGAAGGCCTGCTGATGGCGCCGACCATTGCGGTGCCGCGCATGCTGGCGCGCAACGGGCTGAGCTTGCAGGACTTCGACTACTACGAAATCCACGAAGCGTTCGCGGCGCAGGTACTGTGCACGCTGCGTGCGTGGGAGTCGGCTGACTACTGCAAACAGCGGCTTGGCCTGGAGGCGCCGCTGGGTGCGATCGATCCGGCCAAGCTCAATGTGCATGGCTCCAGTCTGGCGGTAGGCCATCCGTTCGCCGCCACGGGTGCGCGACTGGTCGCCACGCTGGCGAAGATGCTCGAACAAAAAGGTTCGGGTCGCGGGCTGATCTCGATTTGCACCGCTGGCGGTATGGGCGTGACTGCGATTCTCGAGCGGCCGTGA